One Streptomyces sp. RPA4-2 genomic window carries:
- a CDS encoding anthranilate synthase family protein, whose amino-acid sequence MNLLDLLDDPRPFALLCRRTPGRSTDEGGTVEVLLGPVAGYDRLADLPDEALALIPFRQIRERGFDVRDDGTPLVALTPEETHELPLERALAQLPAHDVRVEGGGFDVGDEEYAGIVGRVLREEIGRGEGANFVIRRTYEGEIPGFGKADALALFRRLLVGERGAYWTYVVHTGNRTLVGASPEVHVRMSGGTVVMNPISGTYRYPAGGPSAEGLLGFLADGKEIEELSMVVDEELKMMCTVGDMGGVVIGPRLKEMAHLAHTEYELRGRSSLDAREVLKETMFAATVTGSPVQNACRVIERYEPLGRDGVGRGYYAGALALLGRDAGGAQTLDSPILIRTADIDADGRLRVPVGATLVRGSDPAGEVAETHAKAAGVLAALGVVEGSPRAPGVRPGLADDPRVQAALDGRRASLAPFWLRMQERTDSLEGHALVVDGEDTFTAMLAHVLRSSGLEVTVRRYDEPGLRETVRAHTGPVVLGPGPGDPADTADPKMRFLRGLASEVIREHRHGVLGVCLGHELIAAELGLEIVRKEVPYQGAQTTIDLFGRAETVGFYNSFVARCDEEAAAELAAHGVEVARSGAGEVHALRGPGFAGVQFHPESVLTLNGTAVVRELIAQLRGAGTLSERRPAV is encoded by the coding sequence ATGAACCTGCTCGACCTGCTGGACGATCCCCGCCCGTTCGCCCTGCTGTGCCGCCGTACCCCCGGCCGCTCCACCGACGAGGGCGGCACGGTGGAGGTGCTGCTCGGGCCCGTGGCCGGGTACGACCGGCTCGCCGACCTGCCCGACGAGGCCCTCGCGCTCATCCCCTTCCGCCAGATCCGTGAGCGCGGTTTCGACGTCCGCGACGACGGCACGCCGCTCGTGGCGCTCACGCCCGAGGAGACGCACGAGCTGCCGCTGGAGCGGGCCCTGGCCCAGCTCCCGGCGCACGACGTGCGTGTCGAGGGCGGCGGCTTCGACGTCGGCGACGAGGAGTACGCCGGGATCGTCGGGCGCGTGCTGCGCGAGGAGATCGGACGCGGCGAAGGGGCGAACTTCGTCATCAGGCGTACGTACGAGGGGGAGATCCCGGGGTTCGGGAAGGCCGACGCGCTGGCCCTCTTCCGGCGGCTGCTGGTCGGCGAGCGGGGCGCGTACTGGACGTACGTCGTGCACACCGGGAACCGGACGCTGGTCGGGGCGAGCCCGGAGGTGCACGTGCGGATGTCCGGCGGGACCGTGGTGATGAACCCGATCAGCGGGACGTACCGCTACCCCGCCGGGGGACCCTCCGCCGAGGGTCTGCTCGGCTTCCTCGCCGACGGCAAGGAGATCGAGGAGCTCTCCATGGTCGTGGACGAGGAACTCAAGATGATGTGCACGGTCGGTGACATGGGCGGGGTCGTGATCGGGCCGCGACTCAAGGAGATGGCCCATCTCGCGCACACCGAGTACGAGTTGCGGGGCCGGTCCTCGCTGGACGCGCGCGAGGTCCTGAAGGAGACCATGTTCGCGGCGACGGTCACCGGGTCGCCGGTGCAGAACGCGTGCCGGGTGATCGAGCGGTACGAGCCCCTCGGGCGGGACGGTGTCGGGCGCGGCTACTACGCGGGGGCGCTGGCCCTGCTCGGGCGGGACGCGGGCGGCGCCCAGACCCTCGACTCCCCCATCCTCATCCGGACCGCCGACATCGACGCGGACGGCCGGCTGCGGGTGCCGGTGGGCGCCACCCTGGTCCGGGGCTCGGACCCGGCGGGCGAGGTCGCGGAGACGCATGCGAAGGCGGCGGGGGTGCTCGCGGCGCTGGGGGTCGTGGAGGGGAGCCCGCGCGCACCGGGCGTACGGCCGGGGCTGGCCGACGATCCGCGGGTGCAGGCCGCGCTCGACGGCCGGCGGGCCTCGCTCGCGCCGTTCTGGCTGCGGATGCAGGAGCGGACCGACTCCCTGGAGGGCCATGCCCTCGTGGTGGACGGGGAGGACACCTTCACCGCGATGCTCGCGCACGTGCTGCGGTCGTCGGGGCTGGAGGTGACCGTGCGGCGGTACGACGAGCCGGGGCTGCGGGAGACGGTCCGCGCGCACACGGGTCCGGTCGTGCTCGGTCCCGGCCCCGGTGACCCCGCCGACACGGCCGACCCCAAGATGCGGTTCCTGCGCGGCCTCGCGTCCGAGGTGATCCGGGAGCACCGGCACGGGGTGCTCGGCGTGTGCCTGGGCCACGAGCTGATCGCAGCGGAGCTGGGCCTGGAGATCGTCCGCAAGGAGGTCCCGTACCAGGGCGCGCAGACCACGATCGATCTGTTCGGGCGGGCGGAGACCGTCGGCTTCTACAACAGCTTCGTGGCGCGCTGCGACGAGGAGGCGGCGGCGGAGCTGGCGGCCCACGGCGTCGAGGTCGCCCGGAGCGGCGCCGGAGAGGTGCACGCGCTGCGCGGGCCCGGGTTCGCGGGTGTCCAGTTCCATCCGGAGTCGGTGCTGACGCTGAACGGGACCGCCGTGGTACGGGAGCTGATCGCTCAGCTGCGCGGCGCCGGTACGTTGTCCGAGCGGCGGCCGGCGGTGTAG
- a CDS encoding 6-phosphofructokinase, protein MRVGVLTGGGDCPGLNAVIRGIVRKGVQEYDYDFVGFRDGWRGPLENDTVRLDIPAVRGILPRGGTILGSSRTNPLKQENGIRRIKENLAKQEVEALIAIGGEDTLGVAARLHDEYGIHVIGVPKTIDNDLSATDYTFGFDTAVGIATEAIDRLHTTAESHMRVLVVEVMGRHAGWIAIHSGLAGGANVILIPEQRFDVDQVCAWVTSRFKASYAPIVVVAEGAMPKDGDAVLKDGTLDSFGHVRLSGVGEWLAKEIERRTGKEARTTVLGHVQRGGTPSAFDRWLATRFGLHAIEAVRDGDFGKMVALRGTDIVRVPIAEATAKLKTVDPKLYEEVGVFFG, encoded by the coding sequence ATGCGGGTCGGAGTACTGACCGGAGGCGGCGACTGCCCCGGACTCAACGCCGTCATCCGGGGCATCGTCCGCAAGGGCGTGCAGGAGTACGACTACGACTTCGTCGGCTTCCGCGACGGCTGGCGCGGGCCGCTCGAGAACGACACCGTCCGGCTCGACATCCCCGCCGTACGCGGCATCCTGCCCCGTGGCGGCACCATCCTCGGCTCCTCGCGGACGAATCCGCTCAAGCAGGAGAACGGCATCCGGCGCATCAAGGAGAACCTCGCCAAGCAGGAGGTCGAGGCGCTCATCGCGATCGGCGGCGAGGACACCCTGGGCGTGGCCGCGCGCCTGCACGACGAGTACGGCATCCATGTCATCGGTGTTCCGAAGACCATCGACAACGACCTGTCCGCCACCGACTACACCTTCGGCTTCGACACGGCGGTCGGCATCGCGACGGAGGCGATCGACCGCCTGCACACGACCGCCGAGTCGCACATGCGCGTCCTCGTCGTCGAGGTGATGGGCCGTCACGCCGGCTGGATCGCCATCCACTCCGGGCTCGCGGGCGGCGCGAACGTCATCCTCATCCCCGAACAGCGCTTCGACGTCGACCAGGTCTGCGCCTGGGTCACGTCGCGCTTCAAGGCCTCGTACGCCCCGATCGTGGTCGTCGCCGAGGGCGCCATGCCCAAGGACGGCGACGCGGTGCTGAAGGACGGCACGCTCGACTCCTTCGGTCACGTCCGGCTCTCCGGCGTCGGGGAGTGGCTGGCCAAGGAGATCGAGAGGCGGACCGGCAAGGAGGCCCGCACCACGGTCCTCGGCCACGTCCAGCGCGGCGGCACCCCCAGTGCCTTCGACCGCTGGCTCGCCACCCGCTTCGGTCTGCACGCCATCGAGGCCGTCCGTGACGGCGACTTCGGCAAGATGGTCGCCCTGCGCGGCACGGACATCGTCCGGGTCCCGATCGCGGAGGCCACGGCCAAGCTGAAGACGGTCGACCCCAAGCTGTACGAGGAGGTCGGCGTCTTCTTCGGCTGA
- a CDS encoding response regulator transcription factor, with translation MADTTEAEQQVGEDPIKVMVVDDHPMWRDAVARDLAAAGFAVVATAGDGEQAVRRARAVGPDVLVLDLNLPAKPGVQVCKELVGANPALRVLVLSASGEHADVLEAVKSGATGYLLKSASTEELTDAVRRTAVGDPVFTPGLAGLVLGEYRRLASEPVPAAGAGEPKAPQLTDRETEVLRLVAKGLSYKQIAERLVISHRTVQNHVQNTLGKLQLHNRVELVRYAIERGLDEA, from the coding sequence ATGGCGGACACGACGGAGGCGGAGCAGCAGGTGGGCGAGGACCCGATCAAGGTCATGGTGGTGGACGACCACCCCATGTGGCGCGACGCCGTGGCCCGTGATCTCGCCGCGGCCGGTTTCGCCGTGGTGGCCACGGCGGGCGACGGCGAACAGGCGGTGCGGCGTGCGCGGGCCGTCGGCCCGGACGTACTCGTCCTCGACCTGAACCTGCCGGCCAAGCCCGGTGTCCAGGTCTGCAAGGAGCTGGTCGGAGCCAACCCCGCGCTGCGCGTCCTCGTACTGTCGGCCAGCGGTGAGCACGCCGACGTCCTGGAGGCGGTGAAATCCGGGGCGACCGGCTATCTGCTGAAGTCGGCGTCCACGGAGGAACTGACCGACGCGGTGCGCCGTACGGCGGTCGGCGACCCGGTGTTCACCCCGGGTCTCGCGGGTCTGGTCCTCGGCGAGTACCGCAGGCTCGCCTCCGAGCCCGTGCCGGCCGCTGGCGCGGGCGAGCCCAAGGCCCCGCAGCTGACCGACCGTGAGACCGAGGTGCTCCGTCTGGTGGCGAAGGGTCTGAGCTACAAGCAGATCGCCGAGCGGCTGGTCATCTCCCACCGCACGGTCCAGAACCATGTGCAGAACACCCTGGGCAAGCTCCAGCTGCACAACCGGGTGGAGCTGGTCCGCTATGCCATAGAACGTGGTCTCGACGAGGCGTAA
- the macS gene encoding MacS family sensor histidine kinase: MARRERVMRMSVELPLWRALSAYRVLTMLYAIGLFVAATGRFAHPWVAVGYYAVLFVWTLATLPRVANAASCTKRFLAVDLAVALTGILLTPVAVTHHSIVDGGPTLPSIWTAGSVLAFAIKGGWRWAAFASTLVAAANLVERGAPTRDTVHNVILVWVASIAIGYVVEVARASELTLARALEIEAATRERERLARDIHDGVLQVLAMVQRRGSALGGEAAELGRLAGEQEVALRTLVSGGLLPVSRVSEDAALGAVVRAVEEPDDDGSPVDLRVLLARYATARVTLSEPGAPVPLTPVAARELAAAVGAALDNVRKHVGESARAWILVEDEPDTVIVTVRDDGPGIPEGGSRRPRGRGGSGWPCRSACRLRELGGAAELISVPGQGTEVELKVPKV; this comes from the coding sequence ATGGCCAGGCGCGAGAGAGTCATGAGGATGTCGGTCGAGCTGCCGCTGTGGCGTGCGCTCTCCGCCTACCGCGTGCTGACGATGCTGTACGCGATCGGGCTCTTCGTCGCCGCGACGGGCAGGTTCGCCCACCCCTGGGTGGCCGTCGGCTACTACGCCGTCCTGTTCGTCTGGACCCTGGCGACCCTGCCCAGGGTCGCGAACGCGGCGAGCTGCACCAAGCGCTTCCTCGCCGTCGACCTGGCCGTGGCGCTCACCGGCATCCTGCTCACGCCGGTCGCCGTCACCCACCACAGCATCGTGGACGGCGGCCCCACGCTCCCGTCGATATGGACCGCGGGCTCCGTCCTGGCCTTCGCCATCAAGGGCGGCTGGCGCTGGGCGGCCTTCGCCTCCACGCTCGTCGCGGCCGCCAACCTCGTCGAGCGCGGCGCCCCCACCCGTGACACCGTCCACAACGTGATCCTCGTCTGGGTCGCGTCCATCGCCATCGGCTACGTCGTCGAGGTCGCCCGCGCCTCCGAGCTCACCCTCGCCCGCGCCCTGGAGATCGAGGCCGCCACCCGCGAACGCGAGCGCCTCGCCCGGGACATCCACGACGGGGTCCTGCAGGTCCTCGCCATGGTGCAGCGGCGCGGCAGCGCCCTCGGCGGCGAGGCCGCGGAGCTGGGCCGGCTGGCCGGCGAGCAGGAGGTGGCGCTGCGCACGCTGGTCTCCGGCGGCCTGCTGCCCGTCTCGCGGGTCTCCGAGGACGCCGCGCTCGGCGCGGTCGTACGGGCCGTCGAGGAGCCGGACGACGACGGGAGCCCCGTCGATCTGCGCGTGCTGCTCGCCCGGTACGCCACCGCGCGCGTGACGCTCTCGGAGCCGGGCGCCCCGGTGCCGCTGACCCCGGTGGCCGCCCGGGAGCTGGCCGCGGCCGTCGGTGCCGCCCTGGACAACGTGCGCAAGCACGTCGGGGAGAGCGCCCGCGCGTGGATCCTGGTCGAGGACGAGCCGGACACGGTGATCGTCACCGTGCGCGACGACGGCCCCGGCATCCCGGAGGGCGGCTCGCGCAGGCCGAGGGGGAGGGGCGGCTCGGGGTGGCCCTGTCGATCCGCGTGCCGGCTGCGCGAGCTGGGCGGCGCGGCCGAACTGATCTCGGTCCCGGGCCAGGGCACCGAGGTCGAGCTGAAGGTACCGAAGGTCTGA
- a CDS encoding 1-acyl-sn-glycerol-3-phosphate acyltransferase has translation MKFSIGGPLKLAFRPWVEGLENIPAEGPAILASNHLSFSDSFFLPAVLDRKVTFIAKAEYFTTPGVKGRMTAAFFKGVGQLPVDRSGARGAGEAAVKSGIDVIERGELFGIYPEGTRSPDGRLYRGKPGGLARVALATGAPVIPVAMIDTEKIQPPGKVMPKLMRPGIRIGKPLDFGRYAGMEHDRFVLRAVTDEVMYEIMKLSGQEYVDIYATAAKRQITDAAKAEKQAQKEAEQAQKEAAKAAETEEGRAGGS, from the coding sequence ATGAAGTTTTCCATCGGAGGGCCGCTGAAGCTCGCCTTCAGGCCCTGGGTGGAAGGCCTCGAGAACATTCCCGCCGAGGGCCCCGCCATCCTGGCAAGCAATCATCTGTCGTTCTCGGACTCGTTCTTCCTGCCCGCGGTCCTCGACCGCAAGGTGACCTTCATCGCGAAGGCCGAGTACTTCACGACGCCTGGCGTCAAGGGCAGGATGACCGCCGCGTTCTTCAAGGGTGTGGGCCAGCTCCCGGTGGACCGCTCCGGCGCGCGCGGCGCGGGCGAGGCTGCGGTCAAGAGCGGTATCGACGTCATCGAGCGCGGCGAGCTGTTCGGCATCTACCCGGAGGGCACGCGCTCGCCCGACGGACGCCTGTACAGGGGCAAGCCGGGCGGCCTCGCGCGCGTGGCCCTCGCCACCGGCGCGCCGGTCATCCCGGTCGCCATGATCGACACCGAGAAGATCCAGCCGCCGGGCAAGGTGATGCCCAAGCTGATGCGCCCGGGCATCCGCATCGGCAAGCCGCTCGACTTCGGCCGGTACGCCGGCATGGAGCACGACCGCTTCGTGCTGCGCGCGGTGACCGACGAGGTCATGTACGAGATCATGAAGCTCTCCGGCCAGGAGTACGTCGACATCTACGCGACCGCCGCCAAGCGGCAGATCACGGACGCGGCGAAGGCCGAGAAGCAGGCGCAGAAGGAAGCCGAACAGGCGCAGAAGGAGGCCGCGAAGGCGGCCGAGACCGAAGAGGGACGGGCGGGCGGCTCCTAG
- a CDS encoding carboxylesterase, translating to MPVLPGAEPFRHEGGEVGVLLCHGFTGSPQSLRPWAEFLAERGLTVALPLLPGHGTRWEDMQLTGWQDWYAEVDRELRALRERCTRVFVFGLSLGGALALRLAAKHGDEVSGVVVVNPANRVHGAAAYALPVLRHFVPTVGGIASDIAKEGVTELGYDRVPLRAAHSMRNFYRIVDGELPQVTQPLLLLRSPQDHVVPPVDSARVLSRVSSTDVTEILLEQSYHVATLDHDADRVFEESYAFIGRLAPGVGERSDAVQAGQQEGTATGG from the coding sequence GTGCCGGTCCTTCCTGGAGCCGAGCCGTTCCGCCACGAGGGCGGAGAGGTCGGCGTCCTCCTCTGCCACGGATTCACCGGGTCCCCCCAGTCGCTGCGCCCCTGGGCCGAGTTCCTCGCCGAGCGCGGGCTGACCGTCGCGCTCCCGCTGCTGCCCGGACACGGCACGCGCTGGGAGGACATGCAGCTCACCGGCTGGCAGGACTGGTACGCGGAGGTGGACCGCGAACTGCGCGCCCTGCGGGAACGCTGCACCCGGGTGTTCGTCTTCGGCCTCTCCCTGGGCGGCGCGCTGGCCCTGCGGCTGGCGGCGAAGCACGGGGACGAGGTGAGCGGCGTCGTCGTCGTCAACCCGGCGAACAGGGTGCACGGGGCCGCCGCGTACGCCCTTCCCGTGCTGCGTCACTTCGTACCGACCGTGGGCGGCATCGCGAGCGACATCGCGAAGGAGGGTGTCACGGAACTGGGCTACGACCGGGTGCCGCTGCGGGCCGCGCACTCCATGCGGAACTTCTACCGGATCGTCGACGGGGAGCTGCCGCAGGTCACCCAGCCGCTCCTGCTGCTGCGCAGCCCGCAGGACCATGTGGTGCCGCCGGTGGACTCGGCCCGCGTACTGAGCCGGGTGTCCTCCACGGACGTGACGGAGATCCTCCTGGAACAGAGCTACCACGTGGCGACGTTGGACCATGACGCGGACCGGGTCTTCGAGGAGAGCTACGCGTTCATCGGCCGGCTCGCGCCCGGTGTCGGCGAGCGGTCCGACGCGGTTCAGGCGGGTCAGCAGGAAGGGACGGCCACTGGTGGCTGA
- a CDS encoding endonuclease/exonuclease/phosphatase family protein produces the protein MATTPLPDSHTEPDGSAVIRVLSYNIRSMRDDTDALARVISACAPDLVLIQEAPRFFRWRKKLARLAAASGQMILSGGAPAAGPALLCSLRATVERTEDVLLPLTPGQFRRGFATAVVRFGGARLGVLSCHLSLDADERHEQGAMLLDRVAALGTPHVVAGGDLNDLPDGRTFERLAASLQDGWATRPWGAEHTWIRDAPHRRIDAVFATKGIEVLGCGVPLGHPGVTERDLRAATDHLPVLAALRVPAS, from the coding sequence ATGGCGACGACCCCGCTGCCCGACTCCCACACCGAACCCGACGGCTCCGCCGTGATCCGGGTGCTCAGCTACAACATCCGCTCGATGCGCGACGACACCGACGCCCTCGCGCGGGTGATCAGCGCCTGCGCGCCGGACCTGGTCCTGATCCAGGAAGCCCCGCGCTTCTTCCGCTGGCGCAAGAAGCTGGCCCGTCTCGCGGCGGCCTCCGGCCAGATGATCCTGTCCGGTGGCGCCCCGGCGGCCGGCCCCGCACTCCTGTGCTCCCTGCGGGCCACCGTCGAACGCACCGAGGACGTCCTGCTCCCGCTCACCCCCGGCCAGTTCCGCCGGGGCTTCGCCACGGCCGTGGTCCGCTTCGGCGGCGCTCGCCTGGGCGTCCTGAGCTGCCACCTGTCGCTCGACGCGGACGAGCGTCATGAGCAGGGCGCCATGCTCCTGGACCGCGTCGCCGCCCTCGGCACCCCGCACGTCGTGGCGGGCGGCGACCTCAACGACCTCCCCGACGGCCGCACCTTCGAGCGCCTCGCGGCCTCCCTCCAGGACGGCTGGGCGACCCGCCCCTGGGGTGCCGAGCACACCTGGATCCGCGACGCGCCGCACCGCCGTATCGACGCGGTCTTCGCGACGAAAGGCATCGAGGTCCTGGGGTGCGGGGTGCCCCTGGGCCACCCCGGCGTGACGGAGAGGGACCTGAGAGCGGCCACGGACCACCTGCCCGTGCTGGCCGCCCTCAGAGTGCCGGCGTCCTGA
- a CDS encoding ROK family glucokinase → MGLTIGVDIGGTKIAAGVVDEEGNILSTHKVPTPTTPQAIVDAIAAAVEGARAGHDIVGVGIGAAGYVNRQRSTVYFAPNIDWRQEPLKAEVEARVGLPVVVENDANAAAWGEYKFGAGKGHRNVICITLGTGLGGGIIIGNKLRRGHFGVAAEFGHIRMVPDGLLCGCGSQGCWEQYASGRALVRYAKQRANATPEHAEILLALGDGNPDGIEGKHISMAARQGDPVAVDSYRELARWAGAGLADLASLFDPSAFIVGGGLSDEGELVLDPIRKSYKRWLVGGNWRPVADVIAAQLGNKAGLVGAADLAREPDPIM, encoded by the coding sequence ATGGGACTCACCATCGGCGTCGATATCGGCGGCACGAAGATCGCGGCCGGTGTGGTCGACGAGGAAGGCAACATCCTCTCGACCCACAAGGTGCCGACCCCCACCACGCCGCAGGCCATCGTGGACGCCATCGCCGCCGCCGTCGAGGGCGCGCGCGCGGGTCACGACATCGTCGGCGTGGGCATCGGTGCGGCCGGATACGTGAACCGCCAGCGCTCGACGGTCTACTTCGCGCCCAACATCGACTGGCGGCAGGAGCCGCTCAAGGCCGAGGTCGAGGCGCGTGTCGGGCTGCCGGTCGTGGTGGAGAACGACGCGAACGCGGCGGCGTGGGGCGAGTACAAGTTCGGCGCGGGCAAGGGCCACCGGAACGTCATCTGCATCACGCTGGGCACGGGCCTCGGCGGCGGCATCATCATCGGCAACAAGCTGCGCCGCGGGCACTTCGGCGTCGCCGCCGAGTTCGGGCACATCCGGATGGTGCCGGACGGTCTGCTGTGCGGCTGCGGCTCGCAGGGCTGCTGGGAGCAGTACGCCTCCGGGCGCGCCCTCGTCCGCTACGCCAAGCAGCGCGCCAACGCGACCCCCGAGCACGCGGAGATCCTGCTCGCGCTGGGCGACGGCAACCCCGACGGCATCGAGGGCAAGCACATCTCGATGGCGGCCCGGCAGGGCGACCCGGTGGCGGTGGACTCCTACCGGGAGCTGGCCCGCTGGGCCGGCGCCGGTCTCGCCGACCTCGCCTCGCTCTTCGACCCGTCGGCCTTCATCGTCGGCGGCGGTCTGTCGGACGAGGGCGAGCTGGTCCTCGACCCCATCCGTAAGTCGTACAAGCGCTGGCTCGTCGGAGGCAACTGGCGCCCCGTGGCCGATGTGATCGCCGCCCAGCTCGGCAACAAGGCCGGCCTCGTGGGCGCGGCGGACCTGGCCCGGGAGCCCGACCCGATCATGTGA
- a CDS encoding DUF5304 domain-containing protein, protein MSEERTTSDDAQHEAVDEARVSDADAWAKACAEDLAAEKARRRTQYGPPPGSASEELRKLVDAVTDKLSGLNSPLFGAIASGTAQQMVSQVVQQARAAVEPVMERNPDVFDHLAAAGSELLAAYRSAVEAQERRWTTRDTGPRDEGTGPGERIDLD, encoded by the coding sequence ATGAGCGAAGAGCGCACCACGTCCGACGACGCTCAGCACGAGGCGGTGGACGAAGCGCGCGTCAGCGACGCCGACGCCTGGGCGAAGGCGTGCGCCGAGGATCTCGCGGCGGAGAAGGCCCGCCGCCGTACCCAGTACGGACCACCGCCCGGTTCCGCCTCCGAGGAGCTGCGCAAGCTCGTCGACGCGGTCACCGACAAGCTGTCCGGACTGAACTCACCGCTGTTCGGAGCGATCGCCTCCGGCACCGCCCAGCAGATGGTCAGCCAGGTCGTGCAGCAGGCCAGGGCGGCCGTCGAGCCGGTCATGGAACGCAACCCCGACGTCTTCGACCACCTCGCCGCCGCGGGCTCCGAGCTGCTCGCCGCGTACCGCTCGGCCGTCGAGGCACAGGAACGGCGCTGGACGACCCGGGACACCGGCCCTCGCGACGAGGGCACCGGTCCGGGGGAGCGGATTGACTTGGACTAA
- a CDS encoding ArsA family ATPase encodes MRTILITGSGGTGRTTLAAATALKAAGEGTRTLLLSADRTDTLGAALGTRTGAEPTEAAPGLTTWRPDATERFREDLTAFQDRATTALDLLGAARLDAEELTPLPGAEELALLRALRDAATSDTFDLLVVDLPPTPQALALLALPEELRRYLRRLLPAERQAARALRPVLGRLAGVPMPAEWLYETAARWDVELAAVEAVVEDRATTVRVVAEPGPAGTDAARTAVTGLALRGLRVETLLANRVLPAASPDTWLGALAAQQRKALDEWREAYTVHEIPHLGRDPRGTDDLGALPLPGVNETPPPVEWPVRDHLADDGVLVWHIPLPGAIREELDLIRRGDELVVTVGQFRRILPLPSALRRCAVDGAALREGELRIRFAPDPDLWPRTR; translated from the coding sequence ATGCGCACCATCCTGATCACCGGCTCCGGCGGTACCGGCCGTACGACCCTCGCGGCGGCCACCGCGCTGAAGGCCGCGGGCGAGGGCACCCGCACCCTGCTGCTGAGCGCCGACCGCACCGACACCCTCGGAGCGGCGCTCGGCACCCGCACGGGCGCGGAGCCCACCGAAGCCGCCCCCGGCCTCACCACCTGGCGTCCCGACGCGACGGAACGCTTCCGCGAGGACCTCACCGCCTTCCAGGACCGCGCGACCACCGCCCTCGACCTGCTCGGCGCCGCCCGGCTGGACGCCGAGGAGCTCACCCCCCTGCCCGGTGCGGAGGAGCTGGCCCTGCTGCGCGCCCTGCGCGACGCGGCGACCTCGGACACCTTCGACCTCCTGGTCGTGGACCTTCCCCCGACCCCGCAGGCCCTCGCCCTGCTCGCGCTCCCCGAGGAGCTCCGCCGCTATCTGCGCCGCCTGCTGCCCGCGGAACGCCAGGCCGCCCGGGCCCTGAGGCCCGTCCTCGGCCGACTCGCCGGCGTTCCGATGCCCGCCGAGTGGCTGTACGAGACGGCGGCACGCTGGGACGTCGAGCTGGCCGCCGTGGAAGCGGTCGTCGAGGACCGCGCCACGACCGTACGGGTGGTCGCCGAGCCCGGACCGGCCGGCACCGACGCCGCCCGCACCGCCGTCACCGGCCTCGCCCTGCGCGGCCTGCGCGTCGAGACGCTGCTCGCCAACCGCGTACTGCCCGCGGCCAGCCCGGACACCTGGCTGGGCGCCCTCGCCGCCCAGCAGCGCAAGGCCCTCGACGAGTGGCGGGAGGCGTACACCGTCCACGAGATCCCGCACCTGGGCCGCGACCCGCGCGGCACCGACGACCTCGGCGCGCTCCCGCTGCCCGGTGTCAACGAAACGCCACCCCCGGTCGAGTGGCCCGTCCGCGACCACCTCGCCGACGACGGCGTCCTCGTGTGGCACATCCCGCTCCCCGGCGCGATACGCGAGGAACTGGACCTGATCCGCAGGGGCGACGAACTGGTCGTCACCGTGGGGCAGTTCCGCCGGATCCTGCCGCTGCCGTCCGCGCTGCGCCGCTGCGCCGTGGACGGCGCGGCGCTGCGCGAGGGAGAACTGCGGATCCGTTTCGCGCCGGACCCGGATCTGTGGCCGCGCACACGGTGA
- a CDS encoding SRPBCC family protein translates to MAEHTSSSITIEAAPADVMAVIADFARYPDWTGEVKEAEVLGTDGQGRAEQVRLVMDAGAIKDDQTLGYTWTGDHEVSWTLVKSQMLRSLDGSYLLEPAGTGATEVTYRLTVDVKIPMLGMIKRKAEKVIIDRALAGLKKRVESGDAV, encoded by the coding sequence ATGGCTGAACACACCAGCTCGAGCATCACGATCGAGGCGGCACCGGCTGACGTCATGGCGGTCATCGCCGACTTCGCCCGCTACCCGGACTGGACCGGCGAGGTGAAGGAGGCCGAGGTGCTCGGCACGGACGGGCAGGGCCGCGCCGAGCAGGTACGCCTCGTCATGGACGCCGGCGCGATCAAGGACGACCAGACCCTGGGGTACACCTGGACCGGCGACCACGAGGTCTCCTGGACCCTCGTCAAGTCCCAGATGCTGCGCTCCCTGGACGGCTCGTACCTCCTCGAGCCCGCGGGCACCGGCGCCACCGAGGTCACCTACCGACTGACGGTCGACGTCAAGATCCCCATGCTCGGCATGATCAAGCGCAAGGCCGAGAAGGTCATCATCGACCGCGCCCTGGCGGGCCTGAAGAAGCGGGTGGAGTCGGGCGACGCGGTCTGA